The following are encoded in a window of bacterium SCSIO 12643 genomic DNA:
- a CDS encoding response regulator, with protein MNSLNIFVVDDDRFMLHIIEKHLSNLGITSIKTFHSGIDCLQHLNEKPDIIFLDHNMDLLTGYEVLKKIKRVSADPFVVMVSGQKKVKPAVDSLKHGAFDYIQKDDHLGENLKKVVQKILDYKDLIQRSKPSLLKNLFYFL; from the coding sequence ATGAATTCACTAAACATATTTGTAGTAGATGACGACCGATTCATGCTTCACATCATAGAGAAGCATTTATCTAACCTGGGCATCACTTCCATCAAAACCTTCCATTCCGGAATTGATTGTTTACAACATCTCAATGAAAAACCGGATATTATATTTTTAGATCACAACATGGACCTGTTAACCGGATATGAGGTGCTCAAAAAAATAAAAAGAGTCAGTGCAGACCCATTTGTAGTTATGGTTTCCGGACAGAAAAAAGTAAAACCTGCTGTGGACAGTTTAAAACACGGTGCTTTTGACTACATCCAAAAAGACGATCATTTGGGGGAAAACCTCAAAAAAGTGGTTCAAAAAATACTAGATTACAAAGACTTAATACAAAGAAGCAAACCAAGCTTACTTAAAAACCTATTCTATTTTTTATAG
- a CDS encoding polysaccharide export protein, whose protein sequence is MRPLIIILSIITFTSCKTLNVYMEPKSSQKADTAQLDSSFFYNPEYQYKIRKDDKISISVWGQDELSVGSSYGIYNSNEVYGKWLMVDDSGTIEIPKLGTFCVEDLTVQQLKYVLKMEFGKWILNPVVDVKILNKEITVMGEVRSPKVIQVDKDQNSLFEIIAKCEGFDTYANLKYVKILRQNGDDVIVANVDITESGGYLYKNIQLYPGDVVVVPSRTYKEFDRRVSIIIPFTTAITAAAILITAF, encoded by the coding sequence ATGAGACCGCTAATCATCATATTATCCATAATCACATTTACATCTTGTAAAACACTGAACGTGTACATGGAGCCTAAATCCAGTCAAAAGGCAGATACTGCACAATTGGATAGTTCCTTCTTCTATAATCCGGAATACCAATACAAAATTCGGAAAGATGATAAAATCAGCATCAGCGTTTGGGGGCAGGATGAACTCAGCGTGGGATCCTCTTATGGGATCTACAATTCCAACGAAGTGTATGGAAAATGGCTAATGGTTGATGATTCCGGAACCATAGAAATTCCAAAACTTGGAACATTCTGTGTAGAAGACCTTACAGTCCAACAATTGAAGTATGTCCTAAAAATGGAATTTGGAAAATGGATTCTAAACCCGGTGGTTGACGTTAAAATATTAAATAAAGAAATTACTGTAATGGGAGAAGTAAGATCTCCAAAAGTGATCCAGGTAGATAAAGACCAAAACTCGCTATTTGAGATCATCGCCAAATGTGAAGGTTTCGATACTTACGCCAATTTAAAGTACGTCAAAATACTTCGTCAAAATGGAGATGATGTCATCGTAGCCAATGTAGACATTACAGAGTCCGGAGGATATTTATATAAAAACATCCAACTCTATCCGGGAGATGTCGTGGTAGTACCCTCCAGAACCTACAAAGAATTTGATCGAAGAGTCTCGATCATCATCCCATTCACTACAGCCATCACAGCTGCCGCTATATTAATTACCGCTTTTTAA